From Sulfurovum zhangzhouensis, one genomic window encodes:
- a CDS encoding efflux RND transporter periplasmic adaptor subunit, translating to MKKLLISMIMMATAIYAEEVYATFQVEADKSAELAFSSSGIVNKVHIDVGSIVKKDDVLASLENSDLKAMLESAQAAEKYAKKDFDRQQKVKQVIDQAQFDQYAYKYENAKAQAAYQKALFEKTVLKAPFDGVIFKKMVEEGDVVSGAMIRTILMIQSLHERKLILTFDQKYHATVKVGDLFKYKVDGDDNLYEGKIIKIYPALDIDKRKVIAEVEAKDLMVGLFGEGMIITNEK from the coding sequence TCCAGGTCGAAGCAGACAAAAGTGCAGAACTGGCTTTCAGTAGCAGCGGTATCGTAAACAAGGTCCATATAGACGTAGGCAGTATCGTAAAAAAAGACGATGTACTGGCATCTCTTGAAAACAGTGACCTTAAAGCAATGCTTGAAAGTGCTCAGGCAGCAGAGAAGTATGCAAAAAAAGATTTTGATAGACAGCAAAAGGTCAAACAAGTCATTGATCAGGCTCAGTTTGATCAATATGCCTATAAATATGAAAATGCAAAAGCACAAGCTGCTTACCAAAAAGCATTGTTTGAAAAGACGGTACTCAAAGCACCTTTTGACGGGGTGATCTTCAAAAAAATGGTAGAAGAAGGTGATGTGGTCAGCGGTGCAATGATCCGTACGATTTTAATGATCCAAAGTCTTCATGAGAGAAAACTTATCCTTACCTTTGATCAGAAGTACCATGCAACCGTAAAAGTGGGAGATCTGTTTAAATATAAGGTCGATGGAGATGATAATCTCTATGAAGGTAAAATCATCAAGATCTACCCTGCCCTTGATATAGATAAAAGAAAGGTGATCGCTGAAGTAGAAGCCAAAGATCTCATGGTAGGTCTCTTTGGTGAGGGAATGATCATCACAAATGAGAAGTAG
- a CDS encoding efflux RND transporter permease subunit, translating into MYKLAINRPITTLMYVLSLIIFGWMSFKAMPAALFPNVDFPIVTVKTVYPGAEPTTIESEVTDKIEEAISRIGGIDSVISTSSDSVSVVTIKFFLERDIDEATNDVRDKVSAVSLPKDAETPLVSKLDIGGASVINLFLTAKNDTLQNLMVFADEKVKPAIQKINGVGGINIIGYKDREIRVFPDISKLNQNNISIKELNDIVAKENNKIGGGKLITEEKEFILKTKADAMSIEELQNIKIKEGLRLKDVANVVDGLSDPKSYASYEGVEGVMLEVQKISGTNTLEIVSKVKAEIPTIEKMAGERFEVKLLNDTSPFIIHSLEDVEFDLIYGSILAVIIIFVFLRNMTITLVSALSIPTSIFGTIALMHFMGYDLNKMTLIGLTLAIGIIIDDAVVVIENIYKKLEAGKGRFEAAFEGVKEIAFAILAISAMLLAVFIPVSNMSGIVGKFFESFAMTVGFAVIISYTIALSFIPSLGARTLEKKESRFYDLTEPFFKSLEGIYDRALRFVLRFRKTTLILVFVIFFGSLSLFPKIGMDFVPKEDKGEFEVQIKANAGISLEKMIKESKKIEAVVKEDKSVVYTTLSIGYNTAQEINKAVIYVKLTPKKERDLNQEHIIQNLRERLKPYQKSLYITAAAIPNIKGAGVSVPYQIVLKSDSFEALKTATHNLTEYLAQKKGFVDIDTNLEEGKPQIEIHILRENASRMGISALQIAEAVSTAFSSDLEISHYEESGKQYNISLRVDDKSRKSIEDIKKIQLRAQNGELVYLDGLVEFEETDSLASIYHFDRQRQVSVYADLFGLDLGGAVKYTTDKIDELLPKEVSYKFTGFAEEMGKTGKAFGAALGLTIILMFIILAILYESLIQPIIIMVALPLSIIGVLIALYLSGLQFSLFVMIGFMLLMGMVGKNAVLLVDFANEALKSGKTTDEALLEAGEKRLRPILMTTIAMIFAMLPLAIATGLGSETKAPMATAVIGGLISSMILTLLVVPVIYKMITPIDRWLRKWYEVGKV; encoded by the coding sequence ATGTATAAATTAGCTATAAACCGACCAATCACAACATTAATGTATGTGCTGTCACTCATTATATTCGGGTGGATGAGCTTCAAAGCAATGCCTGCAGCACTATTTCCAAATGTTGATTTCCCTATCGTTACAGTAAAAACTGTTTATCCCGGTGCAGAGCCGACTACGATAGAGTCTGAGGTTACCGATAAGATTGAAGAAGCAATCTCAAGGATCGGAGGAATAGACTCTGTCATCTCAACAAGTAGTGACAGTGTAAGTGTTGTTACGATCAAGTTTTTTCTTGAAAGAGACATTGATGAAGCAACCAATGATGTAAGAGACAAGGTCTCTGCAGTCTCATTACCTAAAGATGCAGAGACACCGCTAGTAAGTAAACTCGACATCGGCGGTGCATCAGTGATCAACCTCTTTTTAACTGCCAAAAATGATACATTGCAAAACCTGATGGTATTTGCGGATGAAAAAGTCAAACCGGCGATTCAGAAAATCAATGGCGTGGGTGGGATCAATATCATCGGATACAAAGACAGAGAGATTAGAGTATTCCCGGATATCAGTAAGCTTAACCAAAATAATATTTCGATCAAAGAACTCAATGATATCGTAGCAAAAGAGAATAATAAGATCGGTGGAGGAAAGCTCATTACAGAAGAAAAAGAGTTTATCCTTAAAACAAAAGCCGATGCTATGAGTATCGAAGAGCTTCAAAATATCAAGATCAAAGAGGGACTCAGACTTAAAGATGTTGCTAACGTAGTAGACGGTTTGAGTGATCCGAAAAGTTATGCTTCTTATGAAGGTGTAGAAGGAGTAATGCTTGAAGTACAAAAAATTTCAGGTACCAACACACTGGAGATCGTCTCAAAAGTTAAAGCAGAAATTCCAACAATAGAGAAGATGGCGGGAGAAAGGTTTGAAGTAAAACTACTTAACGATACCTCGCCATTTATCATCCACTCTTTGGAAGATGTAGAATTTGACTTGATCTATGGTTCTATACTTGCCGTGATCATTATCTTTGTTTTTCTGCGAAATATGACGATCACTTTAGTATCAGCACTCTCGATCCCTACTTCTATCTTCGGTACGATCGCATTGATGCACTTTATGGGTTATGATCTCAATAAAATGACACTGATCGGGCTTACACTGGCTATCGGGATCATTATCGATGACGCCGTTGTTGTTATCGAAAATATCTATAAGAAACTTGAAGCAGGTAAAGGAAGGTTCGAGGCCGCTTTTGAAGGGGTTAAGGAGATCGCATTTGCTATTTTGGCGATCTCGGCAATGCTTTTGGCCGTATTTATTCCTGTATCCAACATGAGCGGTATTGTAGGTAAGTTTTTTGAATCATTTGCAATGACGGTTGGATTTGCCGTGATCATCTCCTATACGATTGCACTAAGCTTCATCCCAAGTCTCGGCGCAAGGACTTTGGAGAAAAAAGAGAGCCGTTTTTATGATCTCACAGAACCTTTTTTCAAATCTTTGGAAGGTATTTATGACCGAGCACTACGCTTTGTATTGCGGTTTAGAAAAACTACGCTGATTTTAGTCTTTGTCATCTTCTTTGGTTCATTAAGCTTATTCCCAAAAATCGGTATGGACTTTGTTCCCAAAGAGGATAAGGGTGAGTTTGAAGTACAGATCAAAGCAAATGCAGGTATCTCCCTCGAAAAAATGATCAAAGAGTCTAAAAAGATAGAAGCGGTAGTGAAAGAAGATAAAAGTGTCGTCTACACTACACTGAGTATTGGGTATAACACTGCACAAGAGATCAATAAAGCAGTGATCTATGTGAAGCTTACACCTAAAAAAGAAAGAGATCTGAATCAAGAACATATCATCCAAAATCTAAGAGAGAGACTAAAGCCTTATCAAAAGTCACTCTATATCACTGCTGCAGCGATACCGAATATCAAAGGAGCCGGGGTTAGCGTACCTTATCAGATCGTTTTAAAATCTGACTCATTTGAAGCACTTAAAACTGCTACTCATAATCTCACTGAGTATCTTGCTCAGAAAAAAGGATTTGTTGATATCGATACCAACCTTGAAGAAGGTAAACCGCAAATAGAGATACATATCTTACGTGAAAATGCAAGTAGAATGGGTATTAGTGCTTTACAGATCGCTGAAGCGGTCTCTACAGCCTTCTCAAGTGATCTTGAGATCTCACACTACGAAGAGAGCGGAAAGCAGTATAATATCTCACTAAGAGTGGATGATAAATCCAGAAAGAGTATAGAGGATATCAAAAAGATACAACTACGTGCCCAAAACGGTGAACTTGTTTACTTGGATGGTCTAGTAGAATTCGAAGAGACTGATTCGCTGGCAAGCATCTACCATTTTGATAGACAAAGACAAGTAAGTGTCTATGCCGATCTTTTTGGACTGGATCTTGGAGGAGCGGTGAAATATACAACAGATAAGATCGATGAACTTTTACCCAAAGAGGTTAGTTATAAATTTACAGGATTTGCTGAAGAGATGGGTAAAACAGGTAAAGCTTTCGGTGCAGCACTTGGACTTACCATCATCTTGATGTTTATTATCCTTGCGATCCTCTATGAGTCACTGATACAGCCTATCATCATCATGGTAGCATTACCGCTCAGTATTATCGGGGTACTGATCGCTCTTTATCTAAGCGGACTACAGTTCAGTCTCTTTGTTATGATTGGATTCATGCTTTTGATGGGTATGGTTGGGAAAAATGCCGTACTTTTGGTTGACTTTGCCAATGAAGCTCTCAAGTCAGGTAAAACTACTGATGAAGCCCTCTTGGAAGCAGGAGAAAAAAGGCTAAGACCGATCCTTATGACAACGATTGCGATGATCTTTGCAATGCTTCCTCTTGCTATCGCAACAGGCCTGGGAAGTGAGACCAAAGCACCTATGGCTACTGCCGTTATAGGAGGATTGATCAGTTCAATGATACTTACTCTACTAGTTGTCCCGGTCATCTATAAAATGATCACACCGATAGACAGATGGTTAAGAAAGTGGTATGAGGTAGGCAAGGT